A window of Daucus carota subsp. sativus chromosome 2, DH1 v3.0, whole genome shotgun sequence genomic DNA:
GGAATTGAGACTGATGGGCTTATGATCTCTAGGGGTTCTACTTCAAATCTGCTTTTAACATTAATGACCATTGACACATGTTAAAGAAAGGTGGGTCAAAGCCTCAAAGGGAACTGAAGAAAATTCAAGTTTAGGTTTTTCAACAAGTAACCAGATTCTTAGTAATTCCTCAACAAAACAGAAAACTATGTGAAACCTCAGGCTGAGATTTAATGACTTTCATGACAAAAtctccatatatatataccctGAAACTGAATCATTCCCAGCTTCAGCAACTGCAGTCCGCCATACTGATTTATCAACTCATTCGATTTGGCCTTCCTGCCTAGCAAAATGAAGCTGAGAGGTCTTCAGTATAAGTTCCAGAATTATATTATTAGTCTTGTTCTTACCACCATAAATTATTAGTGTTATTCTACAACTACCGGCACTTAAAAGGGACCTAATCTGGTAGGTGTTGGTGGTGGTAAAAATCAGGGCTGTAAACGCCCTACAGGGTTTGTGAACAAGCATGCCATGATGTAGTTTCTgcattttttgtattttaaaacttGTTTTTCCATTTAGTTGTTGCTATACATGTCTATAACATTTATTTCATCCAAATCTATATACACAAAGCTTGATTATTTATGTATACAAAGTTCCAATAAAGCAAAAAATTAGATTGTACACTACACAAGCATTCAGTTCATATATACACGACAAGCATTCAGTTCATATAATATGATGAGGTAAtgtttttctttcctttttggCTATTAACATTTCCGTATATCGACATATGTTGAGACAGATTATGTACATTTATACTCCCTTGTGAAGATTTGTGAAGGATAAACAAGGAAGCAGAAGACAAGAGAATACATACAGAGTAACTTAATAGATCAAGACCAGTGGCTATGGCCACCATTTTGCTCCTCTCAAACATTTTTACCAGAAGAATCATGACGGTCACATGTCCCACCTTTGTCTTTAATATGTCAAGTGAACTGATTTTCATCCATAGTGGCCTCTCCTACAACAAATTACGGAACTATTTAGTGAGAACTATATTTTACTTGATCTATCAGGCTCAAGTAGGTGCACATTTAAGTCACAAGGGTAATGCAGGTGAAACCTCCTCAATTACACATCTAAGTTCTAGATTAAGCAAAAAGGAACACGAGCAGATAAAAGATGGGGAAAAAAATACCTTCAAAGCAAACATCCCAAATAGAGAAGATCCTTTAAGGGCACGATCATTTGCAGGAGGACCATCATTTGGAATATTACTACCCATACCAAATATTAACATGACAGTACCAGCTAGATAAACATCTGCATTAGGTGGGCAGTCAAACATCATAGTCAGCGTTGatagggaaaatataattataagttgGTAATATACTTTTTACCAAGTCCAGTAGATTTTAAAGTTTTCTTCATGACTAACAAGTTTTATCAGGAGAACAAGACCAACTGGAAGAGCTCATCATGAGTTACTCCATAAAGACCCATACCAAATATTAACATGACAGTACCAGCTAGATAAACATATGCATTAGGTGGGCAATCAAACATCATAGTCAGCGTTGATGAGGAAAATACAATTATAAGTCGGTAATATACTTTTTACCAAGTCCAGTAAATTTTAAAGTTTTCTTCATGACTTACAAGTTTTATCaggaaaacaagaaaaaatggaAGAGTTCATCATGAGTTACAGAAATTAGGTTACGAAggtaacacacacacacatatattgttGTTTATAGAAACAGAAGCTGATAAACTGATTCTGCGTGCTCTAGCAAACTATATGAAGACCAAAGGGGGAAAATGGCAAATTTAGCACATGAGAACTTAGCAGGAAGAGAATAACATGGtttactataaaaaaaaaaggaaaaaaagaagcTCTAGGACTCCTATACTACTGTATGAAGACCAAAGGGGGAAAATGGCAGGGTCCTGGTTTAAGGTATACTTAGGattttacataaaaatattttcttacatGATTAAAGCCAATGGACAATATTGTTATGCAGTAGTGGCCTAATGTTAATAACTTCTAAGATGAGTTAAACATTCACAGAACTGTTTGAATAATTATGAACGTCCATGAACTTGTGAAGAAGAAAAGACGACAGGAGAATAAGTAGAGCCTCATGAACTCACCAATAGCTTCAACTAAACGGAGAACCATCTATCCAGTATGAATACCTTTAGAACAGCTTGACCAGTAAATTTTGTATGCATCCACAATATAAAGGCAACCCTAAAGATAACTGAAGCTGTCAATGCGACTGAATCTCAATCCAAGCTAGTATAAGATCACAAAAGACGTATACACAGTTATGAACTTAGTATCTTCCACAACAGACTTACACATCACACTATGTAAACACGCTAATGTGTGTGTGGGTGTAAATAAAA
This region includes:
- the LOC108206535 gene encoding uncharacterized protein LOC108206535 isoform X2 — its product is MVLRLVEAIDVYLAGTVMLIFGMGSNIPNDGPPANDRALKGSSLFGMFALKERPLWMKISSLDILKTKVGHVTVMILLVKMFERSKMVAIATGLDLLSYSLHFARQEGQIE
- the LOC108206535 gene encoding uncharacterized protein LOC108206535 isoform X1, which gives rise to MVLRLVEAIDVYLAGTVMLIFGMGSNIPNDGPPANDRALKGSSLFGMFALKERPLWMKISSLDILKTKVGHVTVMILLVKMFERSKMVAIATGLDLLSYSVCILLSSASLFILHKSSQGSINVHNLSQHMSIYGNVNSQKGKKNITSSYYMN